The following proteins are co-located in the Anomalospiza imberbis isolate Cuckoo-Finch-1a 21T00152 chromosome Z, ASM3175350v1, whole genome shotgun sequence genome:
- the RANBP3L gene encoding ran-binding protein 3-like isoform X6, with protein MSTFDSASLQDRRLEPGQHPEKSVLAQPTFVFEKKDRSLKRPAEDPVWKAENDFISCSRKRARSSSLTFQKSDSQSNTDTALTQQRGRSSSFNILPTFPPSQTVKKNNLFMTSALLQRNPDIIKSTREGSLSPSQLWNVIRPATLQPPQALTCPEIPVVSLMTKKEACVQLSEESSYSSTENSVNSKTAVGSSITMSLSSSQKTQSQLQKERSLQNSSNSDFVFGENMVERVLVGSAHAGRLFIKSPERHPKLCNEADLHKGEITSMSTGSSHVRPQTKRPLLRNTTLIDSAAACVSKPVEKILLDKVEVITGEEAEQNVLQINCKLFVFNKLSLSWTERGRGSLRLNDTSSNKHGMLQSRLIMRNQGSLRLILNTQLWEQMVIKRANRKSLCFTATDQEDHSIQVFLTQASSKDTEHLYAAIHHRLVALRSFAEQEPDAHQVDTESETAFQPSNCDSDDEDDEELTQVSSTGSDESKSQRLCTKTTFS; from the exons ATGAGCACATTTGATAGTGCTTCTTTGCAGGACAGGAGGCTGGAGCCAGGACAACATCCAG agaAATCAGTGCTTGCCCAGCCAACATTTGTTTTTGAAAAGAAGGACCGTTCTTTGAAg cggCCTGCAGAAGACCCAGTTTGGAAAGCTGAAAATG aTTTCATTAGCTGTTCCAGAAAACGTGCAAGATCATCATCTTTGACTTTCCAGAAGTCTGACTCTCAGTCTAACACTG ATACAGCTCTCACACAGCAAAGAGGGAGATCATCTTCATTTAACATCCTTCCtactttccctccttcccagacag TAAAGAAGAATAACCTATTCATGACCTCAGCTCTTCTTCAAAGAAATCCTGACATCATCAAAAGTACAAGAGAAG GATCCTTGTCACCAAGTCAGTTGTGGAATGTCATTAGACCTGCCACTTTACAGCCCCCACAAGCCCTGACCTGTCCTGAAATTCCTGTAGTATCTCTAATGACTAAGAAAGAAGCATGTGTTCag CTATCTGAAGAAAGCTCTTATTCATCCACTGAGAATTCAGTAAATTCCAAAACAGCAGTGGGGTCATCTATTACCATGAGCCTTTCCAGCTCTCAAAAAACACA AAGTCAGttgcaaaaagaaagaagtctACAAAACAGCAGCAATTCTGATTTTGTGTTTGGGGAAAACATGGTTGAAAGAGTTTTGGTTGGATCTGCACATGCTGGGAGACTTTTTATCAAG AGTCCTGAGAGGCATCCCAAGCTGTGTAATGAAGCTGATTTACACAAAGGAGAAATAACATCCATGTCCACAGGATCTTCTCATGTCAGGCCACAAACAA AAAGACCTTTGTTGAGAAATACAACGCTAATTGATTCAGCAGCTGCTTGTGTTTCCAAGCCAGTGGAGAAAATCCTGTTAGATAAAGTTGAAGTTATAACTGGAGAAGAAGCAGAACAAAATGTATTGCAG ATTAACTGCAAGCTCTTTGTATTTAATAAGCTTTCTTTAAGCTGGACTGAAAGAGGCAGAGGATCCCTGAGGCTTAATGACACTTCTAGCAATAAGCATGGAATGTTGCAGTCAAGGCTAA TTATGCGAAATCAAGGTAGCTTGAGACTGATTCTCAACACCCAGCTCTGGGAGCAAATGGTTATAAAAAGAGCAAACAGAAAGAGCCTGTGCTTCACTGCAACAGATCAAGAGGACCATTCTATTCAAGTATTTCTAACTCAG GCAAGTTCAAAAGACACTGAACACCTGTATGCAGCAATACATCATCGCCTTGTGGCCTTGCGAAGCTTTGCTGAGCAAGAGCCAGATGCTCATCAAGTAGATACAGAGTCAGAAACAGCTTTTCAGCCATCAAACTGTGATagtgatgatgaagatgatgaagaaCTAACTCAAGTGAGCAGCACTGGATCTG ATGAGTCAAAGTCACAGAGATTATGCACCAAAACCACTTTCTCATAA
- the RANBP3L gene encoding ran-binding protein 3-like isoform X5 codes for MLFQMECSLYLVTWVPSMSGSSGMSTFDSASLQDRRLEPGQHPEKSVLAQPTFVFEKKDRSLKRPAEDPVWKAENDFISCSRKRARSSSLTFQKSDSQSNTDTALTQQRGRSSSFNILPTFPPSQTVKKNNLFMTSALLQRNPDIIKSTREGSLSPSQLWNVIRPATLQPPQALTCPEIPVVSLMTKKEACVQLSEESSYSSTENSVNSKTAVGSSITMSLSSSQKTQSQLQKERSLQNSSNSDFVFGENMVERVLVGSAHAGRLFIKSPERHPKLCNEADLHKGEITSMSTGSSHVRPQTKRPLLRNTTLIDSAAACVSKPVEKILLDKVEVITGEEAEQNVLQINCKLFVFNKLSLSWTERGRGSLRLNDTSSNKHGMLQSRLIMRNQGSLRLILNTQLWEQMVIKRANRKSLCFTATDQEDHSIQVFLTQASSKDTEHLYAAIHHRLVALRSFAEQEPDAHQVDTESETAFQPSNCDSDDEDDEELTQVSSTGSDESKSQRLCTKTTFS; via the exons ATGCTCTTTCAAATGGAATGCAGTCTCTATCTTGTAACCTGGGTGCCTTCCATGTCAGGTAGCTCAGGTATGAGCACATTTGATAGTGCTTCTTTGCAGGACAGGAGGCTGGAGCCAGGACAACATCCAG agaAATCAGTGCTTGCCCAGCCAACATTTGTTTTTGAAAAGAAGGACCGTTCTTTGAAg cggCCTGCAGAAGACCCAGTTTGGAAAGCTGAAAATG aTTTCATTAGCTGTTCCAGAAAACGTGCAAGATCATCATCTTTGACTTTCCAGAAGTCTGACTCTCAGTCTAACACTG ATACAGCTCTCACACAGCAAAGAGGGAGATCATCTTCATTTAACATCCTTCCtactttccctccttcccagacag TAAAGAAGAATAACCTATTCATGACCTCAGCTCTTCTTCAAAGAAATCCTGACATCATCAAAAGTACAAGAGAAG GATCCTTGTCACCAAGTCAGTTGTGGAATGTCATTAGACCTGCCACTTTACAGCCCCCACAAGCCCTGACCTGTCCTGAAATTCCTGTAGTATCTCTAATGACTAAGAAAGAAGCATGTGTTCag CTATCTGAAGAAAGCTCTTATTCATCCACTGAGAATTCAGTAAATTCCAAAACAGCAGTGGGGTCATCTATTACCATGAGCCTTTCCAGCTCTCAAAAAACACA AAGTCAGttgcaaaaagaaagaagtctACAAAACAGCAGCAATTCTGATTTTGTGTTTGGGGAAAACATGGTTGAAAGAGTTTTGGTTGGATCTGCACATGCTGGGAGACTTTTTATCAAG AGTCCTGAGAGGCATCCCAAGCTGTGTAATGAAGCTGATTTACACAAAGGAGAAATAACATCCATGTCCACAGGATCTTCTCATGTCAGGCCACAAACAA AAAGACCTTTGTTGAGAAATACAACGCTAATTGATTCAGCAGCTGCTTGTGTTTCCAAGCCAGTGGAGAAAATCCTGTTAGATAAAGTTGAAGTTATAACTGGAGAAGAAGCAGAACAAAATGTATTGCAG ATTAACTGCAAGCTCTTTGTATTTAATAAGCTTTCTTTAAGCTGGACTGAAAGAGGCAGAGGATCCCTGAGGCTTAATGACACTTCTAGCAATAAGCATGGAATGTTGCAGTCAAGGCTAA TTATGCGAAATCAAGGTAGCTTGAGACTGATTCTCAACACCCAGCTCTGGGAGCAAATGGTTATAAAAAGAGCAAACAGAAAGAGCCTGTGCTTCACTGCAACAGATCAAGAGGACCATTCTATTCAAGTATTTCTAACTCAG GCAAGTTCAAAAGACACTGAACACCTGTATGCAGCAATACATCATCGCCTTGTGGCCTTGCGAAGCTTTGCTGAGCAAGAGCCAGATGCTCATCAAGTAGATACAGAGTCAGAAACAGCTTTTCAGCCATCAAACTGTGATagtgatgatgaagatgatgaagaaCTAACTCAAGTGAGCAGCACTGGATCTG ATGAGTCAAAGTCACAGAGATTATGCACCAAAACCACTTTCTCATAA